The DNA region CTGGCACACGGAGGCGCCGGGTTGCGATCAGCCCGGCGCCTTTCTTTTTTTGAACCCCGCCGCAGGCCGTTCGTCGAATTGCATATGACTGGATTGCTGACGCTCGGGGGAGTGCTGCTGGCGGGCTTCGCGTTTTTCTCGTTGATGCTCGCCTTTGTGGTCGTCTTCGTGAAGGCGGCCTTCTGGCTCGTCCTGCTGCCGTTCCGCCTGCTGTTCTGGGGCCTGGGCGCGGTGGCGATGCTCGTGGGGACCGCAGTGGCCATCGGCGTCGGACTGGTCGTGGGGCGCGCCCCCTGATGTGGCGCGCTGATCCTTTCGCGCCCTGCGGTGCGTGCCGCTCGTGAGCCTTCTCGGCGGCCCTTCCGGAACGACCTCGCCTCTGTCCGGATGGAGGCCGGGTCTTTAGACCCGGCAATTTCCGTCATTTCGCCATTGCGGGCGGCACCCGCTCGCCCCACGCCGTCGCCTGCTCGTAGGCATCCGCTGTGCGAAGCATCGTGGCTTCGTCCCACGGACGCGCGATGAACTGCAGGCCGATGGGCAGGCCTTCGGCCGTGAATCCACACGGCACGCTGACACCTGGCAGGCCGGCCAGGTTCGCGCCCACCGTATAGACATCCGCCAGATACATCTGGAGCGGGTTGTCCACGCGTTCACCGAGGGCGAACGCGGCACACGGCGAGGTGGGCAGTGCCACCACATCCACCGTCTCAAACGCGCGCGCGAAGTCGCGGGCAATGAGCGTGCGCACCTGCTGGGCCTTCAGGTAATACGCGTCGTAATAGCCCGCACTCAGCACGTAGGTGCCGAGCATGATGCGGCGCTTCACTTCTGCGCCGAATCCGTCGTGCCGCGACCGTTCGTACAGATCGGCCAGTGACGTGACGTCCGAGGCACGATAGCCGTAGCGCACGCCGTCATACCGCGCCAGATTGGCGCTCGCCTCGGCTGTGGCAATCAGGTAATAGACCGGGATTCCCTGATCGGCGTTTGGCAGTTCAATGTCCCGCACGTCGGCGCCAAGTGATCGCGCGACGGCCAGAGCCGCCTCAAACGCCGCCCGCACATCCTCATCCACATCGTCGGTAATCAGGTGCCGGGGCACGCCGATGCGGACGTTCCGCACATCGCCGGTGAGCGCGTTCACGAACGCCGGCACTGGCTGCTGGGCGGATGTTGAATCACGCGCGTCATGTCCGCTGATGACCTCGAGCACGGCCGCCGCTTCACGCGTCGTGCGCGTCAAGGGGCCGATCTGGTCGAGCGACGAGGCGAAGGCCATCAGGCCGTAGCGCGATACGCGGCCATAGGTGGGCTTCACGCCAACCACGCCGCAGAGCGAGGCCGGCTGCCTGATCGAGCCGCCGGTATCCGACCCGAGCGCGATCGGCACAAGCGCCGCGGCCACTGCTGCCGCGGATCCACCACTGGATCCTCCAGGCGTGCGCGCCAGGTCCCATGGATTGTGCGCCGGCCCGTACGCGCAGTTGTCGGTGGATGACCCCATGGCGAATTCGTCGCATCGC from Acidobacteriota bacterium includes:
- the gatA gene encoding Asp-tRNA(Asn)/Glu-tRNA(Gln) amidotransferase subunit GatA, encoding MSGSIKAGVESALARIAAAQPALQAFQHVAADRALARADALDRADAPAGPLHGLPLAIKDNIVARGIPTTAGSKILEGYQSPYDAAVVERLEAAGAVIVGTTRCDEFAMGSSTDNCAYGPAHNPWDLARTPGGSSGGSAAAVAAALVPIALGSDTGGSIRQPASLCGVVGVKPTYGRVSRYGLMAFASSLDQIGPLTRTTREAAAVLEVISGHDARDSTSAQQPVPAFVNALTGDVRNVRIGVPRHLITDDVDEDVRAAFEAALAVARSLGADVRDIELPNADQGIPVYYLIATAEASANLARYDGVRYGYRASDVTSLADLYERSRHDGFGAEVKRRIMLGTYVLSAGYYDAYYLKAQQVRTLIARDFARAFETVDVVALPTSPCAAFALGERVDNPLQMYLADVYTVGANLAGLPGVSVPCGFTAEGLPIGLQFIARPWDEATMLRTADAYEQATAWGERVPPAMAK